A window of the Lolium perenne isolate Kyuss_39 chromosome 7, Kyuss_2.0, whole genome shotgun sequence genome harbors these coding sequences:
- the LOC127316960 gene encoding alpha-1,3-arabinosyltransferase XAT3, translating into MKARRNESSKKPRCGGAVAAWLLVPLLVLVLLKTDCLLQVTPRLDCERVWQGQQLVDVAKLKDADPTPKTPDSATEAPRSHALSDEIAGHSIDAIKDLKHEKDSLAMKAAIDGSLRSSDVAAPRSKLSCNFSSKRMNTCAMEGDVRMHGKSGSFYVVAVSDDSYRPENGTVVIRPYPRKWEKWSMLTVREVTIHSGAAAAAPPRCTVRHDVPVVVFSTGAYSRNFFHSMTDIVIPLFNTAREYDGQVQLVATDYKHKWITQFRHILAALSVYPVIDFDADETVRCFPSARVGVEGHAELRIIPALSRKGYTMTDFRDFLRSAYSLKRAWTTPANRSSGQRPRLVMVLRRKSRSLTNEAEAIATATEVGFEVVAAGPEMVANMAEFAEVVSSCDVMVGVHGAGLTNMVFLPNNGTVMQIIPWGGLRWNCFTELGLPVPEMGIRYVEYEATAEETTLKDVYPRDHVVFTDPLAIHKKGFDPVYEIFLEGQNVTLDIDRFRGAMQQIYQSVTIA; encoded by the exons ATGAAGGCCCGGCGGAATGAGAGCAGCAAGAAGCCTCGCtgcggaggagcggtggcggcGTGGCTTCTGGTTCCGCTGCTCGTCCTCGTCCTGCTCAAGACCGATTGCCTGCTGCAGGTTACTCCCC ggttagactgtgAAAGAGTATGGCAGGGGCAGCAGCTAGTTGACGTGGCCAAGTTAAAAGATGCGGATCCTACGCCGAAGACACCTG ATTCAGCCACCGAAGCACCACGATCTCATGCATTAAGTGACGAGATCGCCGGCCATAGCATCGATGCGATCAAAG ATCTCAAACACGAAAAGGACTCTCTCGCAATGAAAGCGGCAATAGATGGTTCTTTGAGAAGTTCAG ATGTGGCAGCACCAAGAAGCAAGTTGAGCTGCAACTTCAGCAGCAAGCGCATGAACACCTGCGCCATGGAAGGCGACGTCCGCATGCACGGCAAATCCGGCAGCTTCTACGTGGTCGCTGTCTCCGATGACAGCTACCGGCCGGAGAATGGGACGGTCGTGATCCGCCCGTACCCGCGCAAGTGGGAGAAATGGTCAATGCTGACGGTCCGGGAGGTGACCATCCACTCaggcgccgcggccgccgccccgCCACGGTGCACGGTGAGGCACGACGTCCCCGTCGTGGTCTTCTCCACCGGCGCCTACAGCAGAAACTTCTTCCACTCCATGACCGACATCGTCATCCCCCTCTTCAACACGGCGCGGGAGTACGATGGCCAGGTCCAGCTCGTGGCCACCGACTACAAGCACAAGTGGATCACCCAGTTTCGGCACATCCTCGCCGCGCTCTCCGTCTACCCGGTCATCGACTTCGACGCCGACGAAACCGTGCGCTGCTTCCCTTCGGCGCGCGTCGGCGTCGAGGGCCACGCGGAGCTAAGGATAATCCCTGCGCTCTCCAGAAAGGGCTACACGATGACGGACTTTCGGGACTTCCTCCGGTCGGCCTACTCGCTGAAGCGCGCATGGACGACCCCCGCGAACCGGAGCTCCGGGCAGAGGCCCCGTCTCGTGATGGTACTGAGGCGGAAATCGAGGTCGCTCACCAACGAGGCGGAGGCCATAGCGACGGCCACGGAGGTCGGATTTGAGGTGGTGGCCGCGGGGCCGGAGATGGTCGCGAACATGGCCGAGTTCGCCGAGGTGGTGAGCTCGTGCGACGTGATGGTGGGCGTGCACGGCGCCGGGCTCACCAACATGGTGTTCCTGCCCAACAACGGCACGGTGATGCAGATCATCCCGTGGGGCGGGTTGAGGTGGAATTGCTTCACCGAACTAGGGCTTCCGGTGCCAGAGATGGGGATCCGTTACGTCGAGTACGAGGCTACCGCGGAGGAGACAACTCTCAAGGACGTATACCCGAGGGACCACGTCGTCTTCACCGACCCTTTAGCCATACACAAGAAAGGATTCGATCCAGTGTATGAGATCTTCCTCGAGGGCCAGAACGTCACCCTTgacatcgaccgcttcagaggagcCATGCAGCAGATCTACCAGTCCGTCACCATCGCATAG